In Rhizobium sp. BG4, the genomic stretch ATCATCGCCGATGGCTGCAGCATCGCCATCACTATTTCGGCCGGCATCGCCGATCTGGAAACGGGGCGCAGCAAGGAGGCCGTCTATGCCTCGGCGGACAAGGCGCTCTATCTGGCAAAGGCGCTCGGCCGCAACCGGGTGATCCATGAGAGCGAAGGGCTGCATCATGCCTGGCACAGCCGCCTCGTCGAGAGCGGGCTCGGCGTGCAGGGCGATGCCGATCACGACGAGCCGCAGCGCGCCTACGGCATTTAGCCACTGCCCGGATCCGCATTGGCGCTTGCACGTCCTTCAGCTATTTTGCATGGTCGAAGTCCCATTGAAACGGACATGCCCATGCAACGCGTTACATCCTATCTCCTCGCCGGTACGCCGTCCTCCCACCCGATCGAGCAGGTGAAGCTGCCGCACGATCTGCGCCATCTCAGGCGCAAGCTGCTGCATCTGGAAAGCGGCGGCATGGTGATGCTCGACCTCAAGGACCCCGTTCTGTTTGCCAATGGTGATCTCCTGGTGCGCGATGACGGCGAGCTGATCGAGATCCTGGCGGCCGACGAGAAGCTTTTCGAAGTGCGCGGCAAGGACCGAGTGCATCTGACCGAGCTTGCCTGGCATCTCGGTAACCGGCATCTGGCGGCACAGATCGAGGAAGACCGCATCCTGATCCTGCGCGACCATGTGATCCGCACCATGCTGCAGGGTCTCGGCGCCCTCGTGCTCGATGTCAATGAGCCCTTCCAGCCGGCGCGCGGCGCCTACCATGGCCATGGACATGATCATCACGCTCATGACCACCACGATCACGGCCATCACCATGGTCACGACCATGACCACAAGCATGAGCATGGCCACGATCATGATCATGACCACCATGATCACGACCACAAGCATGGTGACGGGCACCATCACTCTCACGACTGAGCGGCGATGACGGAAGCGGATGATCTCCGGGCGCTGCTGCGCCTGATGGCGTGGCTGTCGCCGGCCTTCCCGGTCGGTTCCTTTGCCTATTCCGGCGGTCTGGAGCGCGCGGTCCACGATGGCCTCGTGGCCGATGCTGCGGGGCTGGAGACGTGGATCTCGACGCTGCTGACGCATGGCAGCATCTGGAACGATGCCGTGATCTTCTCCGCCGCCTGGCGCGGGCAGGGCGATGCTGCGGAGATCGGCGATCTCGCAGCGCTTGCCGAGGCGCTCGCCGGTTCGCGCGAGCGGCATCAGGAGACGATGCTGCTCGGCGATGCCTTTCTGACCGCAGCGAAGGCCTGGGCCGATCCGGTGTTCGACCGGCTGCCGCAGCAGGCAGCCTATCCGGTTGCCGTCGGCGCGGTCGCGGGCGCCCATCAGGTTCCGCTCGGCAAGGCGCTGGCCGCCTTCCTGCATGCCTATGTCTCGCAGGCCGTGTCTGCCGGCATCCGCCTCGGCGTTGCCGGTCAGAAAGACGGCGTTGGCACGCTGGCAAAGCTTGAGCCGCTGATTGCCGGGGTTGCCCGGAAGGCGTCCGCGGCGACAACCGACGATCTCGGCTCGGCGGCCGTCCAGGCCGATATCTCTGCGCTGCGGCACGAGACCCAGAGCACCAGACTTTTCCGCTCGTAAGGCCCGCATCTGCGTCATTTGCCGGTGGCAGGCGTGATAGCCGGGCGTTATCATCGGGCGAATTGGAGTGACACATATGAAATCGAGAAACGGACCTCTCCGCGTCGGCATCGGCGGGCCTGTCGGCTCCGGCAAGACGGCGCTGACGGAGAAGCTCTGCAAGGCGATGCGCGACGATTATTCGGTCGCTGTCGTCACCAACGACATCTACACGACAGAGGATGCCGAGGCGCTGATGCGCATGCAGGCGCTGCCCTCCGAGCGCATCGTCGGCGTCGAGACCGGCGGCTGCCCGCATACCGCCATCCGCGAGGATGCGACAATCAATCTGCAGGCGATCGCCGGGCTGAACCAGCGCATTCCCGATCTCGACGTCGTCTTCATCGAATCCGGCGGCGACAATCTGGCCGCAACCTTCTCGCCCGATCTCGCGGATATCACCATCTACGTGATCTCGGTCTGCCAGGGCGAGGAAATCCCGCGCAAGGGCGGCCCGGGGATCACCAAGTCGGACCTTCTCGTCATCAACAAGAAGGATCTGGCACCCTATGTCGGCGCCGATCTCGATGTGATGGACCGCGATGCGACGCGCATGCGCGCCACGCGCCCCTTCGTCTTCTCCGACATGAAGCGCGGCGACGGCATCGGCCCGATCGTCAGCTTCCTGAAGGAGCATGGCGGACTGTAAGCCCGCCTCTTGCCGTCCAAATTGACGCGGCTTGCGGCCGGACGTTGCATTGCGTCCGTGCTGCGGCTAGTTTGGCCGCGATGGGGATGGAGTGCCCCCGAAACCGCCGTGATGGCTGATGACTCCTACCGCGATTTAATCGACGGTGGGAGTGTGTCTACTGCCCGCCGAAACAATGAGGCGTGCATGTCACTCTATACCTGCTTGATCATCATGGCCGGAGGCGCCCTAGGCACCCTGGCGCGCTACCTGATTTCGGTGCTGGCGGCGCCGATCAGCGGCAACCTGCCCTGGGGCACGATCATCATCAACATCACCGGATCCTTCATCATCGGCCTGTTTGGTACGCTGACGCTGGCGCATGGCCGCTTTCCGGTTTCGGAAAACATGCGGCTCTTCGTGATGATCGGCCTCTGCGGCGGCTACACCACCTTCTCGTCCTTCAGCCTGCAGACGCTCGATCTGATGCGCTCGGGCGCGGTGACGCGGGCGGGGGTGAATATCGCCGCTTCGGTGGTGCTGTGTGTGGCCGCCGTTTCGGCGGGGCACCTGATTGCGTCCTATTTCAATGGCGGGGAGAAGCAGGTGGCGCAGTTGCGGGTGGAGGAGGAGGTGTAGGGGGCGTTGGAGGGCCTGTCCTGTGCTTGGTATGCCGTCAAACAGAACGGCATGACAAAATAAAAACGGCCGGGGAATACCCGGCCGTTTTGCTTAGAATTCAGCGAGACGCCTACTCCGCCGCAAACGGCGGTAGCCGCAGGACGTTCTTGCCGTTGCTGTTGGCGTTCTTCTGCTTGGCTTCCGGGTTCTCGATCGCGGTGACGCGGTCCTTGAGGGAGCCGACGGCGTCGGTCAGCTGCTCGCGGGACATGGCGAGCTGCTCTTCGTCCTTCTTGCCGACCAGGCGGCCGAACATCCAGCCGAGCAGGCGGGAGAGGTCGTCCATGATCAGGAAGAACGAGGGCACGACGACGAGCGACAGGACCGTCGAGACGATGATGCCGCCGATGACGGCGATTGCCATCGGTGCGCGGAACGAGCCGCCTTCGCCGACGCCGAGTGCGGAGGGCAGCATGCCAGCCGACATGGCGATCGAGGTCATGATGATCGGGCGGGCGCGCTTGCGGCCGGCTTCGACCATGGCTTCGACACGTTCCATGCCGTGCCGCTTCATCTCGATCGCGAAATCGACGAGCAGGATGGCGTTCTTGGTGACGATACCCATCAGCATCAGGATACCGATCAGCACCGGCATCGACAGCGCGTTCTGCGTGATGATCAGCGCCACTGCCACGCCGCCGATCGCAAGCGGCAGCGAGAACAGGATGGTGAAGGGCTGGATGACGTCCTTGAAGAGCAGGATCAGCACGACCAGAACCAGCATCAGGCCCATCAGCATGGCATTGCCGAAACTCTGGACCATTTCGCCCTGAACCTTGGCGTCACCGCTTTCGGCCAGATGCACGCTTTTCGGCAATTCGGTCGCCGCGACGATGCGCTTGAATTCGGCGCTCGCCGTATCGAGCGCCGTGCCGAAGGGCACGTCGGAGCCGATGGCCACGACGCGGTTGCGGTTGTTGCGCTTGATCGAGCTCGGGCCTTCCGAATAGTCGACATCGGCGACGCTGTAGAGCGGAACGCTGGCGCCGCTCGCCGTCTTGATCTTGATGGCGCGGATGGAGGCGAGATCGCGGCGGACATCGAGCGATGCCTGGACGCGGATCGGGATCTGCCGGTCGTCAAGCGAGATCTTGGCGAGGTTGGCGTCGATATCGCCGATGGTGGCGACGCGGACCGTCTCGGAGATCTGCTGCGGGGTGATGCCGAGGCGCGAGGCTTCGGCCATGCGCGGACGGATCTGCAGTTCCGGACGGGGCAGGGCGCCTTCCGAAGACACGTTCGCCAGGATCGGCGAGGCGCGCAGCTTCGATTCCAGCAGGCTGACGGCCTCGTTCAGATCATCCTCGTTGGAAGAGAGGAAGTTGAAGGAGAGGTCGCGCTCGGCGCGGTCGTTGACCTTGGAGATGCGCACGTCGGGGATATCGCGCACGGCGGCGAAGATATCCTTTTCGACATCCCACTGCGGACGCGTACGGCCGTGATCTTCCATCTTCGGCACGAGGTTGCCGATGACTGGCAGTCCGCCGAGGCCCTTGTTGACGAGGGTCTTCAGCAGCGAATGATCGATATTGCCGAGGATGACGCGAACGGTTGCGCGGCGCAGCTCCAGATCGCCCTTGGGCGAGGCGCCGCCGAGAACGAAGACGCTTTCGACGCCGTCGATCCCGCGCACGGCATCGTAGACCTTGGTGGAGGCGGCGGCAGTGTCTTCGAGCGTGGCGTTCGGCGGCAGTTCCACAGACAGGACGACGCGCGAGGAATCGTCCGGCGGCATGAAGCTGCCGGGCACGCGGCTCAGCAGCATCATCGAGCCGATCAGGAAGGCGATGGCGCAGAGCAGCGTGGTGTAGCGCCAGTACCATTTGCGCGTCGTACCCGTCACGAGACGTGTATAGCCGCGCATGATCCAGCCGTCGTTGTCCTGATGGTCTTCCATGCCGTCTTCGGCGCGCATCAGGTAGGCGGCCATCAGCGGGGTGATGAGACGCGCCACGACGAGCGAGAAGAAGACCGAGAAGGCGACAGTCAGGCCGAACTGGATGAAGTACTGGCCTGCGATGCCCGGCATGAAGGAAACAGGCACGAAAACGGCGATGATCGTGAAGCTGGTGGCGATGACGGCAAGACCGATTTCGTCAGCGGCTTCAAGCGATGCCCTGTAGGGCGTCTTGCCCATCTTGATATGGCGGGCGATGTTCTCGATCTCGACGATCGCGTCGTCGACGAGAATACCGGTTGCCAGCGTCAGCGCCAGGAAGCTCACGAGGT encodes the following:
- a CDS encoding urease accessory protein UreE; this translates as MQRVTSYLLAGTPSSHPIEQVKLPHDLRHLRRKLLHLESGGMVMLDLKDPVLFANGDLLVRDDGELIEILAADEKLFEVRGKDRVHLTELAWHLGNRHLAAQIEEDRILILRDHVIRTMLQGLGALVLDVNEPFQPARGAYHGHGHDHHAHDHHDHGHHHGHDHDHKHEHGHDHDHDHHDHDHKHGDGHHHSHD
- a CDS encoding urease accessory protein UreF is translated as MTEADDLRALLRLMAWLSPAFPVGSFAYSGGLERAVHDGLVADAAGLETWISTLLTHGSIWNDAVIFSAAWRGQGDAAEIGDLAALAEALAGSRERHQETMLLGDAFLTAAKAWADPVFDRLPQQAAYPVAVGAVAGAHQVPLGKALAAFLHAYVSQAVSAGIRLGVAGQKDGVGTLAKLEPLIAGVARKASAATTDDLGSAAVQADISALRHETQSTRLFRS
- the ureG gene encoding urease accessory protein UreG; translation: MKSRNGPLRVGIGGPVGSGKTALTEKLCKAMRDDYSVAVVTNDIYTTEDAEALMRMQALPSERIVGVETGGCPHTAIREDATINLQAIAGLNQRIPDLDVVFIESGGDNLAATFSPDLADITIYVISVCQGEEIPRKGGPGITKSDLLVINKKDLAPYVGADLDVMDRDATRMRATRPFVFSDMKRGDGIGPIVSFLKEHGGL
- the crcB gene encoding fluoride efflux transporter CrcB; this translates as MSLYTCLIIMAGGALGTLARYLISVLAAPISGNLPWGTIIINITGSFIIGLFGTLTLAHGRFPVSENMRLFVMIGLCGGYTTFSSFSLQTLDLMRSGAVTRAGVNIAASVVLCVAAVSAGHLIASYFNGGEKQVAQLRVEEEV
- a CDS encoding efflux RND transporter permease subunit, whose product is MNFSAWSIRNPIAPLLAFALLLFVGIQAFYKLPITRFPNIDVPVVSITVTQSGASPAELEMQVTKEVEDAVASISGIDEIQSTVTDGQSQTVVVFRIEKPTAEAVQDTKDAIDKIRSDLPAGIEEPIVSKVDVEGQAIQTFAVSSPNMTLEELSWFVDDTVKRALQGQPGIGRIDRYGGADREVRVSLDPGKLDAYGITATDVNQQLRGTNVNLGSGRGQVAGNEQTIRTLGDTRDVSQLNSTTISLPNGRFVKLSELGRIDDTYEEQKSFSRFNGTQTVTFAVFRAKGASEVSVAETVATSLDEIRKANPNVKIEMVDDSVYFTYGNYEAALHTLIEGSILAVIVVFLFLRNWRATLIAAVALPLSAIPTFWIMDIMGFSLNLVSFLALTLATGILVDDAIVEIENIARHIKMGKTPYRASLEAADEIGLAVIATSFTIIAVFVPVSFMPGIAGQYFIQFGLTVAFSVFFSLVVARLITPLMAAYLMRAEDGMEDHQDNDGWIMRGYTRLVTGTTRKWYWRYTTLLCAIAFLIGSMMLLSRVPGSFMPPDDSSRVVLSVELPPNATLEDTAAASTKVYDAVRGIDGVESVFVLGGASPKGDLELRRATVRVILGNIDHSLLKTLVNKGLGGLPVIGNLVPKMEDHGRTRPQWDVEKDIFAAVRDIPDVRISKVNDRAERDLSFNFLSSNEDDLNEAVSLLESKLRASPILANVSSEGALPRPELQIRPRMAEASRLGITPQQISETVRVATIGDIDANLAKISLDDRQIPIRVQASLDVRRDLASIRAIKIKTASGASVPLYSVADVDYSEGPSSIKRNNRNRVVAIGSDVPFGTALDTASAEFKRIVAATELPKSVHLAESGDAKVQGEMVQSFGNAMLMGLMLVLVVLILLFKDVIQPFTILFSLPLAIGGVAVALIITQNALSMPVLIGILMLMGIVTKNAILLVDFAIEMKRHGMERVEAMVEAGRKRARPIIMTSIAMSAGMLPSALGVGEGGSFRAPMAIAVIGGIIVSTVLSLVVVPSFFLIMDDLSRLLGWMFGRLVGKKDEEQLAMSREQLTDAVGSLKDRVTAIENPEAKQKNANSNGKNVLRLPPFAAE